In the genome of Asterias amurensis chromosome 16, ASM3211899v1, one region contains:
- the LOC139949280 gene encoding probable ubiquitin carboxyl-terminal hydrolase MINDY-4 encodes MIENEYVENVAASLVREYLSRKGLKSSLSSMDQEMPRGEGSISNRAQLAREVNIERLLKKNKEHSDPLRSMIEIITKYFLERALNSSSKSDYVPLQSSSSGSSSKTRDSAPSSEEINNSSSSQKSRGSKKTSPTKPAKSSLYDMNELEPGLGLPQEDVGGTYRPNRVPTPVITMRERPMVKEPETYPGSAEERLIGKPYNGSSSGITVKEEAVPKRSSARPGSASRSRGLGGPITSSLDSSDRRKSSKKATPAKTNFNSSLDSSRDIKLDSEKPLANRNRLKDLGFNFDPPVPKNSENESIIKNETRRPESRNRRSVTEIEGEIVDGGRERSNSASGRPTPESGRTKVTTSKGKVETEKGRASTVKQTLGDIELGDIDDLDDDLNNLQLRPTVKTTTKAADSRPITQQQAIDLKNLLFGSTSGSFNDEWKMQGLGFNDIKKLEFGMVQHKGGPCGVLASIQACIMQHLLFGENKISTVASLQPTSRDRSQCLALALCDIVWRAGEKKHAIIVTLSSRSQFTSSGRYKNDGLTENLILNHFKKKEELLEFVSAHIGVYESNTCSGCILALYSTIFSRTIEKVIGDMDEPTNKLMGAHGYCTQDMVNLILTGRAVSNVFNDVMELDSGSEDKMILRGVNSRSDIGLLSLFEHYGSVKVGSNYKTPRYPIWVVCSESHFSVLFCLKKELLGDWKVERRFDLYYYDGLSRQQDEIRLSIDTTQNCPDHNDDDLVPPLEHCIRTKWPDAVVNWNNTEPIL; translated from the exons ATGATCGAAAACGAATATGTGGAGAATGTGGCTGCGTCGTTGGTCCGAGAATATCTTAGTAGAAag GGACTTAAATCAAGTCTGTCATCAATGGATCAAGAAATGCCAAGGGGAGAAGGTAGCATCAGTAACAGAGCGCAGTTAGCAAGAGAAGTAAACATTGAGAGGCTACTCAAGAAAAATAAA gaGCATTCCGATCCGCTACGATCCATGATTGAAATCATCACCAAATATTTTCTAGAGAGGGCACTAAACTCCTCTTCTAAATCAGACTACGTCCCACTTCAATCATCATCATCTGGGTCATCATCAAAGACAAGAGACAGTGCGCCCTCTTCAGAGGAAATCAACAACAGTAGCAGTAGTCAAAAGAGCAGAGGGAGTAAGAAAACTTCTCCAACTAAGCCAGCTAAATCGTCACTATATGATATGAATGAGCTCG AACCTGGGCTGGGCCTGCCTCAAGAAGACGTAGGCGGTACTTACAGACCAAATAGAGTCCCTACCCCGGTCATTACAATGAGGGAACGACCGATGGTCAAAGAACCTGAGACCTATCCAGGCTCTGCAGAAGAGAGACTGATTGGGAAACCATACAATGGTAGCAGCAGTGGGATTACTGTCAAAGAAGAAGCCGTACCAAAGAGGAGTAGTGCTCGACCAGGAAGTGCCTCTAGGAGTAGAGGTCTTGGTGGTCCGATAACTAGCAGCCTTGAT AGCTCTGACAGGAGGAAATCATCAAAGAAGGCAACACCAGCTAAGACAAACTTCAACTCGTCCCTTGATTCAAGTCGTGATATCAAACTTGATTCTGAGAAACCCTTGGCAAATCGCAACCGTCTCAAAGATCTAGGCTTCAACTTTGACCCACCAGTCCCCAAAAACTCTGAAAATGAGTCCATCATTAAAAACGAGACAAGACGCCCAGAGTCTAGAAACCGCAGGTCTGTGACGGAGATAGAAGGCGAGATCGTAGACGGAGgaagagagagaagtaattcTGCATCCGGGAGACCTACACCAGAATCAGGGAGAACAAAAGTGACGACATCCAAGGGGAAAGTAGAGACAGAAAAGGG GAGAGCCTCGACAGTGAAGCAGACCCTCGGAGACATAGAGTTGGGAGATATAGATGACCTTGATGATGATCTTAATAATTTGCAGCTGAGACCCACAGTCAAAACTACTACAAAAGCGGCAGATTCAAGACCCATCACGCAACAGCAGGCAATT GATCTGAAGAATCTGTTGTTTGGTTCTACCTCTGGCTCTTTCAACGATGAATGGAAGATGCAAGGGCTTGGATTTAATGACATCAAGAAGTTGGAGTTTGGTATGGTACAACACAAG ggtGGACCATGTGGTGTATTGGCATCCATCCAAGCCTGCATTATGCAACATTTACTCTTTGGAGAAAACAAGATCTCCACTGTTGCCAGTTTACAACCAACAAGTCGAGATAGAAGTCAGTGTTTAGCTTTGGCTCTTTGTGACATCGTATGGAGAGCAGGAGAAAAGAAACACGCCATCATTGTCAC ACTCTCATCAAGGTCACAATTTACTTCTTCAGGGAGATACAAAAATGACGGACTCACAgaaaat CTGATTCTTAATCACTTCAAGAAGAAAGAAGAACTGCTGGAGTTTGTTTCGGCTCATATCGGCGTTTATGAATCCAACACATGCAGTGGCTGTATACTAGCTCTGTACTCTACAATATTTTCAAGGACCATAGAGAA GGTCATTGGTGACATGGATGAGCCGACCAACAAGCTGATGGGTGCGCATGGCTACTGTACACAG GATATGGTCAACCTCATTCTCACAGGCAGAGCAGTCTCCAATGTCTTCAATGATGTGATGGAGTTAGACTCTGGGAGTGAGGATAAGATGATACTAAGAGGTGTGAACAGTCGGAGTGATATCGGACTACTCTCGCTGTTTGAACATTACGGGTCGGTCAAG GTTGGGAGTAATTATAAGACGCCGCGTTATCCGATCTGGGTCGTCTGCAGCGAGAGTCATTTCAGCGTTCTGTTCTGCTTAAAGAAAGAGTTACTCGGCGATTGGAAAGTGGAACGTCGTTTTGATCTGTATTACTACGACGGATTATCTAGGCAGCAGGATGAGATTAGGCTGAGTATCG
- the LOC139948928 gene encoding uncharacterized protein, with protein MASNRSSFLLPVVVLLLAGVGNLMSISYTNAVTTPQPREIQYYGTERVGTMVAVIMAFVIVPLGVFGFIMILICNIIIYCKKSRQAKTPSSETKPPFDDDIPDEVKQWSDTSDTEDEKEISTFYMFMETKNDTPDILSPAHI; from the exons ATGGCGTCGAATCGCTCCAGTTTTCTTCTAccagttgttgttttattaCTTGCTGGAGTGGGGAATTTGATGTCCATATCGTATACAAATGCAG TAACTACGCCACAGCCACGAGAGATTCAGTATTATGGGACGGAGCGAGTCGGCACCATGGTAGCAGTGATCATGGCGTTTGTTATCGTACCATTGGGAGTCTTTGGCTTCATTATGATACTTATCTGTAACAT AATAATCTACTGCAAGAAATCCCGCCAAGCCAAGACTCCATCCTCCGAAACGAAGCCACCATTCGACGATGACATACCAGATGAAGTCAAACAATGGAGTGATACGAGCGACACAGAGGACGAGAAAGAAATCTCAACTTTCTACATGTTTATGGAAACGAAAAATGACACACCTGACATTTTGTCGCCAGCACATATTTAA
- the LOC139948906 gene encoding uncharacterized protein: MDSSWCCRLLLVVVTLTGVLNDLGSWMVTAYEPVVPPQQTPRPMPYQYTGINRAGTGVALVLGCLIVPAGLIGFLVLVIHKCVTVCREMRKSKTKDAPIFKDPSERVKWQSAMLLYIDDKSEKAGKSDEDIGFEETTM, translated from the exons ATGGATAGCTCTTGGTGTTGTCGCTTGCTGCTGGTGGTTGTAACACTTACTGGAGTTCTGAATGATCTTGGATCATGGATGGTTACAG CTTACGAACCGGTGGTTCCACCACAGCAGACCCCCCGACCAATGCCTTATCAGTACACTGGTATCAACAGAGCAGGAACAGGCGTAGCCTTGGTTCTAGGCTGTTTAATCGTCCCAGCTGGACTCATTGGCTTTCTAGTCTTGGTCATCCACAAATG tgTCACTGTCTGCAGAGAAATGAGAAAATCAAAGACCAAGGACGCACCAATCTTCAAAGATCCAAGTGAAAGAGTCAAGTGGCAGTCAGCAATGTTGCTGTATATAGATGACAAGTCTGAAAAAGCGGGAAAGAGTGACGAGGACATCGGCTTTGAAGAGACAACTATGTGA